In Nitrospira sp., a single genomic region encodes these proteins:
- a CDS encoding multicopper oxidase domain-containing protein — protein sequence MFPHQQEVRVPTRILGAMAAATLLWVPLASAESSPSHVAMNHQLPAWAEQLKGQTIVEDTMSGKGDRAAMVEQQHQRVMEHLAQDPQIQGINTGMYNTTSMMHQYGAGGQDMLLVSDPRVEPVSTTGGGKCPATAPVKQYNVSAINVEITLNQWLDFYPGYMYVLEENLDKVRAEENKNKEAREKEGFDPGAVIPGVQAQWIQPLVIRGNQGDCVKIKLANKLEEGGGPVSLHIHGSSMVVSATGAAATTTNPDTIVDEKKSVDFEWYIHPSTQEGVRQFHTFSQDRELTVMGMFGAFVVEPRGSNYLEALGSGDATPANSGWQVMIQNGTGPDFREFVLIYHEVGDEAFRPVNKKGDFLPQRDPLTDAYRPGGRAINYRSEPFGINNMHVQHEYFGFEDESMGYSSYTFGDPSPTIPRSYMGDPAKFRLVHGGSEVFHSHHPHGGTIRWPRSPRAIDDMNLWATAVNGPVKYPVIRHKTDRVDVEVIGPSEALDLETECGSGLCQQLAGDFLFHCHVAHHYVAGMWGYWRVYNTIQQGDLRNDVMPDLRELPDRKGRIKTPISSDKLIGQTVDWFGSQFKIVDKGKSNWKGNPATITIKDWVEMQLPTAGKPGHKDDEKGQIVSYDATVLDWIWEGTRAMSEKESTTDNPKYKSTHPGKRHPIMFEPLTGKVAWPHLTPHFGKRVMFSPNHVGAPWLEMIRRDAGGDESVDQAVPGENGNWSLCPVNAGRKNYNVHFIKLPIKIAKAQGKEPPVVDPNGLIYVLHEEEAAIRANDDLKYPLVVRGNIYDCVDWTLTSEWDDDDYTNFQSSKINTHWHFLQFDNQASDGVITGFSYEQSVRPFTMLEKKNAKGLPAPMNTVLSAAAKKGTTTLTVKNAKQYHVGILILVGADNVKGNEVSRIKAINGNTITLAKGLKNDHPANDIVTVEFVRQRFWVDADVGTVFWHDHAFGATTWPHGGFGTFIAEPVGSTYHDPKTGKLVWSGPIADIHTNEPVGHGVNNSFRELMVQVHDTVPHTVNIVTAGNPPGQPVEVALEAGKTVSFMMPEKLYMTPMPFLNGGTHTTGSGLNFRAGPIAQRLATNPDVSQAFNSQIHGDPYTPLLRAYTGDTMVFRLLHTLMNETMTWTLSGHTFWSERYASDANRKNSIHIGIAERYDLVVPEAGGPRHLAGDYIHFNGRSSKFSEGGWGIIRVYDKEQADLKKLPAGFSVKGEIPKALPVCPADAPVKTFNVVAMDYPSMKFNAKAPESIEVDFERKIQITNPEAKIYALEEDVAKVSGEAQPMPLTLRVNVGDCVKVNLKNKMKGSKASFSAIGLVFDPKDSMGANVGNNPGDQTIAAGGERTYTYYADPFNGETTSLVWDWGNVMTNPRNGLFGAIVVGPKGSKYRDPKTGADLTNKNAWAADVIIDRTVPGNEMRANYRDVALFFQDEDNIIGTSFMPYVQNVAGLTGINYRSEPYKYREEQGCSLGKVFQPCKVDKPEDPATPIIESHAGDPVRIHVIGANNEQNGMFSIEKHEWPIEPFMRGADQISVVEFSGSEVLDAFVSSAGGPYRLPGDYVYSNQRLPYSQSGQWGYLRVLPSGDQRLLPLAGAGAGMKSASLEQAAHAIPVATK from the coding sequence ATGTTTCCTCATCAACAAGAGGTTCGTGTTCCTACCCGCATTCTCGGCGCAATGGCAGCCGCGACCCTACTCTGGGTCCCGCTCGCGTCCGCTGAGAGTTCCCCGTCGCACGTCGCGATGAATCATCAGCTTCCCGCGTGGGCGGAGCAGCTGAAGGGACAGACCATTGTCGAAGACACGATGTCCGGGAAGGGAGATCGGGCCGCAATGGTCGAGCAGCAGCATCAGCGCGTCATGGAACATCTGGCTCAAGACCCGCAGATTCAGGGGATCAACACGGGCATGTACAATACCACGTCCATGATGCACCAGTATGGAGCCGGTGGTCAGGACATGCTCCTGGTTTCCGATCCACGAGTGGAGCCGGTTTCTACGACCGGAGGTGGAAAGTGTCCCGCGACTGCGCCGGTCAAGCAGTATAACGTGTCAGCGATCAACGTCGAGATTACGCTCAACCAATGGCTCGATTTTTATCCTGGGTATATGTATGTCCTGGAGGAGAATCTCGACAAGGTCCGGGCGGAAGAGAACAAGAACAAAGAAGCTCGTGAAAAGGAGGGCTTCGATCCGGGCGCCGTCATTCCTGGCGTGCAGGCGCAATGGATTCAACCGCTCGTCATTCGCGGCAATCAGGGCGACTGTGTCAAGATCAAGTTGGCCAACAAGCTGGAAGAGGGAGGGGGGCCGGTCAGCCTGCACATTCACGGATCCAGCATGGTCGTGAGCGCCACGGGTGCCGCGGCGACGACGACCAATCCCGACACGATCGTCGATGAAAAGAAGAGCGTCGATTTTGAGTGGTATATCCATCCCAGCACACAGGAAGGCGTCCGCCAGTTCCATACCTTCAGCCAGGATCGCGAATTGACCGTCATGGGCATGTTCGGCGCATTCGTGGTCGAGCCGAGAGGATCGAACTACCTCGAGGCGCTGGGCTCCGGAGACGCGACGCCTGCCAACAGCGGTTGGCAGGTCATGATCCAAAACGGCACCGGGCCGGACTTCCGCGAGTTCGTGCTGATCTACCACGAGGTCGGTGACGAGGCGTTTCGGCCGGTCAACAAGAAGGGCGACTTCCTTCCTCAGCGCGACCCCTTGACCGACGCCTACCGTCCGGGCGGTCGGGCGATCAACTATCGCAGCGAGCCCTTCGGCATCAACAACATGCATGTGCAGCACGAATATTTTGGTTTCGAAGACGAGTCCATGGGGTATAGCTCCTACACTTTCGGCGATCCATCCCCGACGATTCCCCGCTCCTATATGGGCGATCCCGCGAAGTTCCGGCTGGTCCACGGCGGTTCGGAGGTGTTCCATAGCCACCACCCGCACGGAGGAACGATTCGGTGGCCGCGCAGCCCGCGGGCGATCGACGATATGAATCTTTGGGCCACGGCCGTCAACGGACCGGTCAAGTATCCGGTGATCCGCCATAAGACCGATCGCGTCGATGTCGAAGTCATCGGCCCGTCAGAGGCTCTTGACCTGGAGACGGAGTGCGGATCAGGGCTCTGCCAGCAGCTCGCCGGCGACTTCCTCTTCCATTGTCACGTGGCACATCATTATGTGGCAGGGATGTGGGGTTACTGGCGTGTGTACAACACGATCCAGCAGGGGGATTTGCGCAACGATGTCATGCCGGATTTGCGCGAACTCCCCGATCGCAAGGGCCGCATCAAGACTCCGATCTCGTCCGACAAGCTCATCGGCCAGACCGTCGATTGGTTCGGCAGTCAGTTCAAGATCGTGGACAAGGGGAAGAGCAACTGGAAGGGGAATCCGGCCACGATTACGATCAAGGATTGGGTTGAAATGCAGCTCCCCACGGCCGGGAAGCCCGGGCACAAGGATGACGAGAAGGGCCAGATCGTCTCCTACGATGCGACCGTGCTCGATTGGATCTGGGAAGGCACTCGTGCCATGAGCGAAAAGGAGAGCACGACCGATAACCCAAAGTATAAATCCACCCATCCCGGCAAGCGGCATCCGATCATGTTCGAACCGCTGACGGGAAAAGTGGCGTGGCCCCATCTGACCCCCCATTTCGGCAAGCGCGTCATGTTCTCGCCGAACCATGTCGGGGCGCCCTGGTTGGAGATGATCCGCCGGGATGCCGGCGGCGATGAAAGTGTCGATCAAGCGGTGCCGGGTGAAAATGGCAACTGGAGTCTCTGTCCGGTCAACGCTGGACGCAAGAACTACAACGTCCATTTCATTAAGCTGCCCATCAAGATCGCCAAGGCTCAGGGGAAGGAGCCGCCGGTCGTGGATCCGAACGGGTTGATCTACGTGCTCCACGAAGAAGAAGCGGCAATCAGGGCGAACGACGACTTGAAGTATCCGCTGGTCGTTCGCGGCAACATCTACGATTGCGTGGACTGGACGTTGACCAGCGAGTGGGACGACGACGACTACACGAATTTCCAGTCCTCGAAGATCAATACTCACTGGCACTTTCTGCAGTTCGACAACCAGGCATCGGACGGCGTGATCACGGGCTTCTCCTATGAACAGTCCGTGCGCCCGTTCACGATGCTGGAAAAGAAAAACGCCAAGGGCCTTCCGGCCCCGATGAACACCGTGTTATCGGCCGCCGCCAAAAAGGGGACGACCACCCTCACGGTGAAGAATGCTAAGCAGTACCATGTGGGCATTCTGATTCTCGTGGGCGCCGACAATGTGAAAGGCAACGAGGTTTCCCGCATCAAGGCCATCAACGGCAACACCATTACGCTGGCCAAGGGACTCAAGAACGATCATCCGGCGAACGATATCGTGACGGTGGAATTCGTCCGGCAGCGGTTCTGGGTCGATGCGGACGTGGGGACCGTGTTCTGGCATGATCACGCGTTCGGCGCGACCACGTGGCCGCACGGCGGATTCGGCACGTTTATCGCCGAGCCGGTCGGCTCGACGTATCACGATCCCAAGACCGGGAAGCTTGTCTGGAGCGGCCCGATTGCCGACATCCATACCAACGAGCCGGTGGGACACGGTGTGAATAACAGCTTCCGTGAACTGATGGTGCAAGTGCACGATACGGTGCCGCATACCGTGAACATCGTGACGGCGGGCAATCCGCCGGGTCAGCCGGTCGAAGTAGCGCTGGAGGCGGGCAAGACCGTCTCGTTCATGATGCCGGAGAAACTGTACATGACGCCGATGCCGTTCCTGAACGGCGGAACCCACACCACGGGAAGCGGCTTGAACTTCCGTGCGGGTCCGATCGCTCAGCGGTTGGCGACCAACCCCGATGTGTCGCAGGCGTTCAACAGCCAGATTCACGGGGATCCGTATACGCCGCTGCTGCGCGCCTATACGGGAGATACGATGGTGTTCAGGCTGTTGCATACGCTCATGAACGAGACGATGACCTGGACCCTCTCCGGTCACACCTTCTGGTCGGAGCGTTATGCGTCGGATGCGAACCGTAAGAACTCGATCCATATCGGGATCGCCGAGCGGTACGACCTGGTCGTGCCGGAAGCGGGTGGCCCGCGGCACCTGGCCGGAGACTACATTCACTTTAACGGCCGGTCCTCGAAGTTCTCCGAAGGCGGTTGGGGCATCATTCGCGTGTACGACAAGGAGCAGGCTGATCTGAAGAAACTGCCGGCCGGCTTCTCGGTCAAGGGCGAGATTCCGAAGGCGTTACCGGTTTGCCCGGCCGATGCGCCGGTCAAGACGTTCAACGTCGTGGCGATGGATTATCCGTCCATGAAATTCAACGCGAAGGCGCCCGAGTCGATCGAGGTAGACTTCGAGCGAAAGATTCAGATCACCAATCCCGAGGCTAAGATCTATGCCTTGGAGGAAGATGTCGCCAAGGTGTCCGGAGAAGCGCAACCGATGCCGCTGACGCTCCGCGTCAATGTCGGCGATTGCGTGAAGGTCAATCTGAAGAACAAGATGAAGGGCAGCAAGGCGTCTTTCTCGGCCATCGGGTTGGTCTTTGACCCGAAGGATTCGATGGGCGCCAATGTCGGCAACAACCCCGGCGATCAGACGATCGCCGCCGGCGGAGAGCGGACCTACACCTACTACGCGGATCCGTTCAACGGCGAGACCACGTCCCTGGTCTGGGACTGGGGCAACGTTATGACCAATCCTCGCAACGGTCTGTTCGGGGCGATCGTAGTCGGTCCGAAGGGTTCCAAGTATCGGGATCCCAAGACCGGCGCCGATCTGACGAACAAGAATGCCTGGGCGGCGGACGTGATCATTGATCGTACCGTGCCGGGCAATGAGATGAGGGCAAACTATCGCGACGTCGCCCTGTTCTTCCAGGACGAAGACAACATCATCGGCACGAGCTTTATGCCGTATGTGCAGAACGTTGCGGGCCTCACGGGCATCAACTATCGGTCGGAGCCCTATAAGTATCGCGAGGAGCAAGGCTGTTCCCTGGGCAAGGTCTTCCAGCCCTGCAAAGTGGACAAGCCGGAAGATCCTGCGACTCCGATCATCGAGTCACATGCCGGAGATCCTGTTCGGATCCATGTCATCGGAGCCAATAACGAACAGAACGGCATGTTCAGCATCGAGAAACATGAATGGCCGATTGAGCCCTTCATGCGGGGCGCCGACCAAATCAGCGTGGTCGAGTTCTCCGGTTCGGAAGTGCTGGATGCGTTCGTGTCGTCGGCGGGCGGACCCTATCGCCTGCCCGGGGACTACGTGTACAGCAACCAACGGTTGCCGTACTCCCAGTCCGGTCAGTGGGGCTACCTCCGCGTGTTGCCGTCCGGCGACCAGAGGTTGTTGCCGTTGGCCGGTGCCGGTGCCGGGATGAAGAGTGCATCGCTGGAACAGGCAGCGCACGCCATTCCGGTCGCGACGAAATAA
- a CDS encoding carboxypeptidase-like regulatory domain-containing protein: protein MEKLLPGSRCIISVKGLIFLEAGMKRVALLGLWWWLTIGASFAWAYEEVPVVDGGTVAGKIRITAGKATPKGFNLITFPDPVYCGRISTGTGWRILKEFDVAADGGLKDVVVWLSDVAKGKPFKFEPQTIEARDCRFLPFVTVVQDRADVIIMNMDPVMHDIQAYETSHLGPRVLFNTPLPMNPHHKRKVGADSHEHLAGEPVKETIHMTKGRKFFVMQCGFHAYMESWGLAIENPYYHVTGTDGTFSLADVPAGEYVLTAWHPGVGTVLEKKITVSAKETVQADFLFESPKGRRSAHEIEENPHFGLQALGKAVDIRPTLELQVP from the coding sequence ATGGAAAAGTTGTTACCTGGCTCTCGCTGTATCATCAGCGTCAAAGGACTCATCTTTCTGGAGGCTGGAATGAAACGGGTTGCGCTGCTAGGGCTCTGGTGGTGGCTGACGATCGGGGCCTCCTTCGCTTGGGCTTACGAAGAGGTGCCGGTCGTCGATGGAGGTACCGTCGCAGGGAAGATCCGGATTACCGCGGGGAAAGCCACGCCCAAGGGATTCAACTTGATCACATTTCCCGATCCCGTCTATTGCGGTCGGATTTCAACCGGAACGGGCTGGCGTATTCTGAAGGAATTTGATGTGGCGGCCGACGGAGGGCTCAAGGACGTTGTCGTGTGGCTGTCTGACGTCGCAAAGGGGAAACCGTTCAAGTTCGAACCTCAAACGATCGAGGCCAGAGATTGCCGGTTTCTCCCGTTTGTGACGGTGGTCCAGGATCGGGCGGATGTGATCATCATGAACATGGATCCGGTGATGCACGATATCCAGGCCTACGAGACGTCTCATCTGGGTCCCCGTGTGCTGTTCAACACTCCGCTCCCCATGAATCCTCATCATAAGCGCAAGGTTGGAGCCGATTCCCATGAGCATCTCGCCGGTGAACCGGTGAAGGAGACGATTCACATGACGAAAGGCCGGAAGTTTTTCGTCATGCAGTGCGGATTCCATGCGTACATGGAAAGCTGGGGGCTGGCCATCGAGAACCCCTATTATCACGTGACTGGAACAGACGGCACGTTTTCATTGGCCGACGTGCCGGCCGGGGAGTATGTGCTGACGGCATGGCATCCAGGCGTCGGGACCGTATTGGAGAAGAAGATCACAGTTTCCGCGAAGGAGACGGTGCAGGCCGATTTTCTGTTCGAATCCCCCAAGGGACGGCGAAGCGCGCACGAAATCGAGGAGAACCCGCACTTCGGGCTGCAAGCGTTGGGGAAGGCGGTCGACATCCGGCCCACGCTTGAGCTGCAGGTCCCCTGA